A single window of Narcine bancroftii isolate sNarBan1 chromosome 1, sNarBan1.hap1, whole genome shotgun sequence DNA harbors:
- the gtf3c4 gene encoding general transcription factor 3C polypeptide 4 isoform X2: protein MVVLYVPTWLQQVGSQAGVSECKEKFLNKRDPTLSHSLMMDRIFNPEGGALSPLRGFKFTSWSPLGCDLNGRCLLASLTLDNRLSIQVNVNRLQWTPALDITEVYGEMLYENKYGHLDADLDGELKNFSEFQRRHYMQTPVRMEWSSICNTQRVKANNECEDVGTVLLAVLLENGDVVIWQFLIPFQGKDSIIACSTIESGINDPSVLSWWEYEHGSRKMSGLIVGSSKGPVKILPVNLKAVKGYFTLRQPVVLWQEMDQLPVHNIKCISLSHPYQKCSCSLVVAARGTYVFWCLLLISKAGLNVHNSHVTGLHTLPIVSLTANKQTGSFYTCSVDGTIQKLTPVFTDVAVKFDHVLIKLPESIGSVRLHGICLSPNDAYLALVTAEGMNNGLHPASRTYQVQFITLKTPEEAASKVLESSIHNLFKQVDLLDLVRWQILTEKCIPAELEEALEHKLQTNPSSYLWRLRLFLFKFLFQTFQKTPTETVWRPNPHESKILLCDNSETLNEKMQQPEADTSAQEGQSSKVIGSQAEDLTVDTKVSKSEEQIREKISRKLNDIQNKIEDVELHLTREHMKRVLGEVYLHTWITENTSIPTRGICDFLTSDSSYDDRTAKVLISHNLKKLTKQTFPEHCSLCKEVLPFTDRRKAVCPNGHLWHRCVLTYHACQSLTYRRCLLQDSIARQQLPSDPDWIKRLLQSPCTYCDSPLF, encoded by the exons ATGGTGGTGTTATATGTACCTAcgtggctgcaacaa GTTGGCTCTCAAGCTGGAGTAAGTGAATGCAAGGAGAAGTTCTTGAATAAAAGAGATCCAACACTAAGTCATTCAttaatgatggacaggatcttcaaTCCTGAAGGAGGTGCTTTGTCGCCATTACGAGGGTTTAAATTTACCAGTTGGTCTCCCTTGGGCTGTGACCTAAATGGAAGGTGTCTATTGGCATCTTTGACATTAGATAATCGACTGTCCATCCAGGTGAATGTGAATAGGCTGCAGTGGACGCCAGCTTTAGATATTACGGAAGTGTATGGTGAGATGCTCTACGAGAACAAATATGGGCATTTGGATGCTGACTTggatggggagttgaagaatttcTCGGAATTCCAGAGGAGACATTATATGCAAACCCCTGTCAGAATGGAATGGTCCAGTATTTGCAACACTCAACGTGTCAAAGCCAACAATGAATGCGAAGATGTGGGCACTGTTCTGTTAGCTGTCCTACTTGAAAATGGTGACGTTGTTATATGGCAATTTTTGATCCCATTTCAAGGCAAAGATTCTATCATTGCATGCAGTACAATTGAGTCAGGCATTAATGACCCAAGTGTTCTGTCATGGTGGGAATATGAGCATGGGAGTCGCAAAATGAGTGGCTTGATTGTTGGCAGCTCCAAAGGACCGGTTAAGATTTTGCCAGTCAACTTGAAAGCAGTGAAAGGATACTTCACTCTCAGACAACCAGTGGTTCTTTGGCAAGAGATGGATCAATTACCTGTGCACAATATTAAGTGTATATCTCTATCCCACCCATATCAGAAATGCAGTTGCAGCTTGGTCGTAGCAGCCAGAGGAACATATGTTTTCTGGTGTCTACTATTGATATCCAAAGCAGGACTGAATGTTCACAATTCACATGTAACTGGCCTTCACACACTTCCCATTGTATCTCTAACTGCAAACAAGCAAACTGGGAGTTTCTACACCTGCTCTGTTGATGGAACCATCCAAAAATTGACTCCAGTCTTCACTGATGTAGCAGTGAAGTTTGATCATGTGTTAATCAAATTGCCAGAGTCAATTGGCTCAGTGAGGCTTCATGGGATCTGTCTCAGCCCCAATGATGCTTACTTAGCACTTGTGACAGCAGAAGGCATGAATAATGGCCTCCATCCAGCCAGCCGCACATACCAGGTGCAATTTATTACAttaaaaactccagaggaagcaGCATCTAAGGTTTTGGAATCTTCCATCCACAATTTATTCAAACAGGTAGACTTGCTTGATCTTGTGCGCTGGCAAATATTGACAGAGAAATGTATTCCTGCAGAACTTGAAGAAGCTTTAGAACATAAGCTCCAGACAAATCCATCTAGCTACCTATGGCGGTTAAGACTCTTCCTCTTCAAATTTTTATTTCAGACCTTCCAGAAGACTCCTACTGAAACAGTTTGGAGACCAAATCCTCATGAATCAAAGATTCTGCTCTGTGATAACTCTGAAACATTGAATGAGAAAATGCAACAGCCTGAGGCAGATACAAGTGCACAAGAAGGTCAATCCAGTAAAGTGATTGGGAGCCAAGCAGAAGACTTGACAGTGGACACAAAAGTAAGCAAATCTGAAGAACAGATTCGAGAAAAGATTTCAAGGAAATTGAATGACATACAGAATAAAATTGAAGATGTGGAGCTCCACTTGACCCGTGAACACATGAAAAGAGTCCTAGGTGAAGTGTATCTTCACACCTGGATTACTGAGAACACCAGTATCCCAACCAGGGGTATTTGTGACTTTTTGACCTCTGATTCCAGCTACGATGATAGGACAGCAAAG GTTTTAATTTCTCATAACTTGAAGAAATTGACCAAACAGACGTTTCCTGAGCACTGTTCTCTCTGTAAAGAAGTTCTACCATTTACAGATCGGCGCAAGGCAGTTTGTCCCAATGGACACCTTTGGCACAG ATGTGTTTTGACATACCATGCTTGCCAGAGTCTGACCTATCGCAGGTGTCTGCTACAAGACAGCATTGCTCGACAACAGTTGCCTTCGG
- the gtf3c4 gene encoding general transcription factor 3C polypeptide 4 isoform X1, whose amino-acid sequence MATASAASGRRKNGGSLALLTSKREPSIKLQYPVSGPEPLAWSEDNRLSITTGKNIYVLEQICDIHSNGLDMVIHRTSVPAPSQSCSLKVGSQAGVSECKEKFLNKRDPTLSHSLMMDRIFNPEGGALSPLRGFKFTSWSPLGCDLNGRCLLASLTLDNRLSIQVNVNRLQWTPALDITEVYGEMLYENKYGHLDADLDGELKNFSEFQRRHYMQTPVRMEWSSICNTQRVKANNECEDVGTVLLAVLLENGDVVIWQFLIPFQGKDSIIACSTIESGINDPSVLSWWEYEHGSRKMSGLIVGSSKGPVKILPVNLKAVKGYFTLRQPVVLWQEMDQLPVHNIKCISLSHPYQKCSCSLVVAARGTYVFWCLLLISKAGLNVHNSHVTGLHTLPIVSLTANKQTGSFYTCSVDGTIQKLTPVFTDVAVKFDHVLIKLPESIGSVRLHGICLSPNDAYLALVTAEGMNNGLHPASRTYQVQFITLKTPEEAASKVLESSIHNLFKQVDLLDLVRWQILTEKCIPAELEEALEHKLQTNPSSYLWRLRLFLFKFLFQTFQKTPTETVWRPNPHESKILLCDNSETLNEKMQQPEADTSAQEGQSSKVIGSQAEDLTVDTKVSKSEEQIREKISRKLNDIQNKIEDVELHLTREHMKRVLGEVYLHTWITENTSIPTRGICDFLTSDSSYDDRTAKVLISHNLKKLTKQTFPEHCSLCKEVLPFTDRRKAVCPNGHLWHRCVLTYHACQSLTYRRCLLQDSIARQQLPSDPDWIKRLLQSPCTYCDSPLF is encoded by the exons ATGGCGACGGCGTCTGCAGCCTCCGGGAGGAGAAAGAATGGCGGCAGCTTGGCTTTACTGACAAGCAAGCGGGAGCCGAGCATCAAACTGCAGTACCCGGTGAGCGGCCCCGAGCCGCTCGCTTGGTCCGAGGACAATCGGCTCTCCATCACCACCGGGAAAAACATCTACGTGCTCGAGCAGATCTGTGACATCCACAGCAACGGGCTGGACATGGTGATCCACAGGACGTCGGTGCCTGCACCCAGCCAGAGTTGCTCACTGAAG GTTGGCTCTCAAGCTGGAGTAAGTGAATGCAAGGAGAAGTTCTTGAATAAAAGAGATCCAACACTAAGTCATTCAttaatgatggacaggatcttcaaTCCTGAAGGAGGTGCTTTGTCGCCATTACGAGGGTTTAAATTTACCAGTTGGTCTCCCTTGGGCTGTGACCTAAATGGAAGGTGTCTATTGGCATCTTTGACATTAGATAATCGACTGTCCATCCAGGTGAATGTGAATAGGCTGCAGTGGACGCCAGCTTTAGATATTACGGAAGTGTATGGTGAGATGCTCTACGAGAACAAATATGGGCATTTGGATGCTGACTTggatggggagttgaagaatttcTCGGAATTCCAGAGGAGACATTATATGCAAACCCCTGTCAGAATGGAATGGTCCAGTATTTGCAACACTCAACGTGTCAAAGCCAACAATGAATGCGAAGATGTGGGCACTGTTCTGTTAGCTGTCCTACTTGAAAATGGTGACGTTGTTATATGGCAATTTTTGATCCCATTTCAAGGCAAAGATTCTATCATTGCATGCAGTACAATTGAGTCAGGCATTAATGACCCAAGTGTTCTGTCATGGTGGGAATATGAGCATGGGAGTCGCAAAATGAGTGGCTTGATTGTTGGCAGCTCCAAAGGACCGGTTAAGATTTTGCCAGTCAACTTGAAAGCAGTGAAAGGATACTTCACTCTCAGACAACCAGTGGTTCTTTGGCAAGAGATGGATCAATTACCTGTGCACAATATTAAGTGTATATCTCTATCCCACCCATATCAGAAATGCAGTTGCAGCTTGGTCGTAGCAGCCAGAGGAACATATGTTTTCTGGTGTCTACTATTGATATCCAAAGCAGGACTGAATGTTCACAATTCACATGTAACTGGCCTTCACACACTTCCCATTGTATCTCTAACTGCAAACAAGCAAACTGGGAGTTTCTACACCTGCTCTGTTGATGGAACCATCCAAAAATTGACTCCAGTCTTCACTGATGTAGCAGTGAAGTTTGATCATGTGTTAATCAAATTGCCAGAGTCAATTGGCTCAGTGAGGCTTCATGGGATCTGTCTCAGCCCCAATGATGCTTACTTAGCACTTGTGACAGCAGAAGGCATGAATAATGGCCTCCATCCAGCCAGCCGCACATACCAGGTGCAATTTATTACAttaaaaactccagaggaagcaGCATCTAAGGTTTTGGAATCTTCCATCCACAATTTATTCAAACAGGTAGACTTGCTTGATCTTGTGCGCTGGCAAATATTGACAGAGAAATGTATTCCTGCAGAACTTGAAGAAGCTTTAGAACATAAGCTCCAGACAAATCCATCTAGCTACCTATGGCGGTTAAGACTCTTCCTCTTCAAATTTTTATTTCAGACCTTCCAGAAGACTCCTACTGAAACAGTTTGGAGACCAAATCCTCATGAATCAAAGATTCTGCTCTGTGATAACTCTGAAACATTGAATGAGAAAATGCAACAGCCTGAGGCAGATACAAGTGCACAAGAAGGTCAATCCAGTAAAGTGATTGGGAGCCAAGCAGAAGACTTGACAGTGGACACAAAAGTAAGCAAATCTGAAGAACAGATTCGAGAAAAGATTTCAAGGAAATTGAATGACATACAGAATAAAATTGAAGATGTGGAGCTCCACTTGACCCGTGAACACATGAAAAGAGTCCTAGGTGAAGTGTATCTTCACACCTGGATTACTGAGAACACCAGTATCCCAACCAGGGGTATTTGTGACTTTTTGACCTCTGATTCCAGCTACGATGATAGGACAGCAAAG GTTTTAATTTCTCATAACTTGAAGAAATTGACCAAACAGACGTTTCCTGAGCACTGTTCTCTCTGTAAAGAAGTTCTACCATTTACAGATCGGCGCAAGGCAGTTTGTCCCAATGGACACCTTTGGCACAG ATGTGTTTTGACATACCATGCTTGCCAGAGTCTGACCTATCGCAGGTGTCTGCTACAAGACAGCATTGCTCGACAACAGTTGCCTTCGG